A window of Hevea brasiliensis isolate MT/VB/25A 57/8 chromosome 14, ASM3005281v1, whole genome shotgun sequence contains these coding sequences:
- the LOC110643684 gene encoding cytochrome P450 705A22 — protein sequence MAIINGDSFPYLIFFFLWLISGFLLKYHFKKPIKPILHLPPSPPSLPFIGHLHHLGRVGFKCFHNLATKHGPLLSLHLGSLPLLVVSSASYAAEIFKTNDLTFSNKPKTPFDEGLLFQNFGFISAPYGDYWRFMKKLCVTELLGTGMIERSRSVRGEELQGFLQKMVEKACKNENVDLENELMKLMNNIICRMVMSTRCSEEEDEAQRCKELVEGSMELAGKMAVAYFLGPLKKVGCWVFRKQLKEIPRQIDELLEKILKEHEERAKRDGGEGEGKDLMDILLKVYQDKDAEFQISRNHMKAFFVDLFIAGTHTSADSTHWVMALLINHPNVFNKLRGEIESVVGKNRLVEESDIPNLHYLQAIVKETLRLYPLGPFIPRVSCEDCKIGGFDIPKETLVLINLYSIMRDPEIWDNPDEFKPERFLVSHKETNRQNHLLGYVPFGGGRRMCPGSHLALTIIHITVASMVQCFDWKVPGEDGDGDGGKVNMEAKSGVIMSMAHPIVCLPVVRYNPFAA from the exons ATGGCAATCATTAATGGTGATTCTTTCCCTTACTTAATCTTCTTCTTTCTGTGGCTCATCTCAGGCTTTCTACTAAAATACCACTTCAAGAAACCCATTAAGCCGATTCTCCACCTTCCTCCAAGCCCACCATCCCTTCCATTTATTGGTCACCTCCACCACCTTGGTAGAGTGGGATTCAAATGCTTCCATAATCTTGCAACTAAACACGgccctctcctctctctccacCTTGGTTCTCTTCCTCTCCTTGTGGTCTCATCAGCTTCATATGCTGCTGAGATCTTCAAAACCAATGACCTCACCTTCTCAAATAAACCCAAAACTCCTTTCGATGAAGGGTTATTATTTCAGAACTTTGGCTTCATTAGTGCTCCATATGGAGACTACTGGAGATTCATGAAAAAACTCTGTGTGACAGAATTATTAGGAACCGGAATGATTGAAAGATCCCGTAGCGTTCGAggggaagaactccagggtttcTTGCAGAAAATGGTGGAGAAAGCTTGTAAAAATGAGAATGTTGATCTGGAGAATGAGTTAATGAAGCTAATGAATAACATTATATGCAGAATGGTAATGAGCACAAGGTGTTCAGAGGAAGAAGACGAGGCTCAGAGGTGTAAGGAGCTGGTGGAAGGGTCGATGGAACTCGCTGGAAAAATGGCTGTAGCTTACTTTCTGGGTCCTTTGAAGAAAGTAGGTTGTTGGGTGTTTAGAAAACAGCTAAAAGAGATACCTAGACAGATTGATGAGTTGCTGGAGAAGATTTTGAAGGAGCATGAAGAAAGAGctaagagagatggtggtgaggGAGAAGGTAAAGATTTGATGGATATTCTGCTGAAAGTATATCAAGATAAAGATGCTGAGTTTCAGATAAGCAGGAACCATATGAAGGCCTTCTTTGTG GATCTCTTCATTGCAGGAACACATACTTCAGCAGATAGCACGCACTGGGTCATGGCACTGCTCATCAATCATCCAAATGTATTCAATAAACTGAGAGGGGAGATAGAGTCAGTAGTTGGAAAAAATAGACTAGTGGAAGAGTCTGATATTCCAAATCTTCATTATTTGCAAGCAATAGTGAAGGAAACTTTGAGACTATACCCATTAGGACCTTTCATACCTAGAGTTAGTTGTGAAGATTGTAAAATTGGAGGATTTGATATACCCAAAGAAACTTTAGTTCTGATCAATTTATATTCAATAATGAGGGATCCAGAGATATGGGATAATCCTGATGAGTTCAAACCAGAGAGGTTCTTGGTTTCCCATAAAGAAACTAATAGGCAAAATCACTTATTGGGTTATGTTCCCTTTGGTGGGGGAAGGAGGATGTGCCCTGGTTCACACTTAGCTTTAACCATAATTCACATTACTGTTGCGTCTATGGTTCAGTGCTTTGATTGGAAGGTTCCGGGTGAAGATGGAGATGGAGATGGAGGAAAGGTTAACATGGAAGCTAAATCAGGCGTGATTATGTCCATGGCTCATCCAATTGTGTGTCTTCCTGTGGTTCGCTATAACCCATTTGCTGCTTAA